tttattttgggCCTGGAGAAATTATTTGGTTTCTTCAGTTCTATCAATGAGCCTTTCATTGAATATCTGTGGCGTGAATAAGCTTGGTGTTTGCAATTAGTTCGACTGAATAAGCTAAATTAAGGGAAATTAATACAGAGTATTCTTTTGTTGGTGTTTGCAATTAGTTCGATTGAATATGCTAAATTAATGGAAATTAATACAGATACAGAGTACTCTTTTTTCGGTAACGATTAAGGTGTTTAGTAAAAGAACATTGTTTGTACAATTTATGATGCAAACCAAGTTTatagtttgaattttgaaaaattactaCAAAATGTAACTTCACCCTTCAAAAAAATTGACAATGAAATGGGGGTGGGTGTATTCtgaaatttgaaaatggaatgtttatttatttgaaattttccaaAGTTTTACTCATCAATTTTCCTATACTATAGATTTTGCTTTTCAAATAAAGAACATTGGCAATAGTATATTAGAAGTAATggtaaaaagaaatagaaaacacGACTAAAACACAAGCAATAGTTCCAAATCAAACACTAAAAAATCACACAATTCTCTTTATGGCTTTCCATATATCAAGTTCCCCTGCGTGTTGGTGCAGCCCGGTTGCGTTTCTGCTTCGTCTTATATTTATATCCAACCCCGAAAAAGAATTCTACTAACCATCTTGGCCTTCCACTTCTTATAATCACATAACCAATTCCAATCCCAACTATGAATCCACTTCCATATCCCATCACAACACTTTCCCAACCAAATCCATCTATAAATCCAttttcatcatcttcttcttcagcaGGCTGTATCGATTCCCCATCCTCCTCTTTGCATTTTCTTGTCAACGGAAGTCCACACAATCCCATGTTTCCTATATATGAATCATTCTCAAATGTGGAAAACTGGTTAGATCGCGGTATTTGCCCAACAAGATTATTCATTGAAAGGTTTAATTTCGCAAGAAAGGTCAACCTTGTCAATTCACCTGGAATTTCTCCATCCAGTTTATTTGTTGACAAATCCATCGATTCAAGTTGACTCATGTTTCCAAGAGATGAAGGTATATGTCCTGTGATGCTATTGTGGGATAGGTTCAAGTATTTGAGAATTTTAAGATTTCCTATGGAAGGTGGAATAGTCCCAGAGAAACTATTGGAGGATAAATCAATTGTTGTGAAGGTATCAAGTAGTCTATTCAACAACATATCTTGACCTTTCAAGGTGATTATCATATCCACAAAACCTTGATACCtgtcatcttcttctttttctatgTCATAGGAACTCTCTTTGTCATCTCTTTGCTTTTCATCTATCATTGCTTTGAAATTCTTGAAATATCTTTCAGGTAGAGAGCCTACAAATGCATTATGACATATATCTAGAACTTGTAACATAGGAAATGGAAGTTTGGTAGGCGAAGGAAGTGATAAGTTGCCATCAAACTTGTTAGACTTCAACACTAGCACTTTAAGCTTGGGAAGGCGTTCCATCCAAAAGGGAAATTCATCTTGTATTCTATTATTTCCAATGTCAAGACCCCTTAGACTTTGGCAATTGACTAAGGATTTAGGTAATCGTCCGTGGAATTTGTTATTACCCAAATTGATGGAAATGAGACTACAATTCTCAGAAAAGATAGATGGAATGAGGCCATTAAATTGATTTTGGTTTAGATGAAAGATGGTCAAAATGCTGAAGTTCCCAAAGCACTGTGGTGGCAGTCTTCCTTCCAAAGTATTATTTGAGAGAAGAAGATAATAAAGCCATGACAACTTGCAGAGGGAGGATGGTATTGTACCTTCAAACcatttatttgaaatataagaaggatataaatcaaatttcTATACATCTAATATTGTACATACATATCATGTTGTGAACTATTGGTAAATGTTGTGGAATGAGCCCTCAAGATTATTCAAGACATGACAAATTGCAAATGGAAGTTGGGAGCTCACCGTTTAATTTGTTGGAAGAGAGATCCAAGGATTCCAATTCTATAAGATTCCCAATGGTGGATGGAATTGGACCTTCAAACAATTTATTTGAAAGATAAAAGAAggatataaattaaatttatttatattgaaaAATACTCATTGGCAATATGGCGGTTATCCGCATTAGATATTAACATTTTACAGTAGAGGGACCACATAAAATCAAAAAGTCAGTTGTCAAGATGACCAATCTTTCATGAAATAACTCCCATAAATCAGAACGTTTAAATAAAGTTAGCATCATTTCCAGACATAAAAGTGTTGGCGAAAATATATGAACTTTTCAATAAAGTTAGCATCATTCACCCTAATATATGAACTTTTCAATATCCGCATTCTAACATATCTATATTATTCATGTTAATATCCAGAGTAATGAAATTCACTATTCATACCTAGCTCGCATATAGGAAATCATTATAACAAAAACtattataaaaatgacataatatgCTATGTATTCTGAGAGTTATAAAAATGCGCAA
This genomic interval from Salvia splendens isolate huo1 chromosome 13, SspV2, whole genome shotgun sequence contains the following:
- the LOC121761751 gene encoding receptor-like protein 43 isoform X5, with the protein product MKTAHLFLACLSLLTMCLCVCPSRAATSEAEALMRWKSSLSSSASLESWSVNNISNHCRWIGIRCNDEGSVSGISLPGSGLAGTLDLFHFTALLNLTTFNLSGNYLNGSVPAALGNLTCLTLLDLSNNPFSSAIPPEIGRLTELRYLSFSENQMVGEIPYQIGNLKKVRFLDLGSNYFKSPDWSRFPTFPFLTHLNLGWNELTSEFPHFITTCLNLTFLDLSLNNFTSQIPESLFTNLVKLEYLDLSSNAFQGPLSPNITSLTKLKDLRLGNNFFSGNIPQELGLCNKLTDLDLSQNSLSGPLPPSLSNLGNLSYLGLYDNEFSGELPSEIGLLTNLEHLYLYNNSFSGTIPPEIGNLQNLWELDLSTNNFSGSIPPEIGNLQKMRWLYLSTNIFSGPLPSTIWSLTNLVDLVLSFNKLNGPIPSTIGNLIELESLDLSSNKLNGTIPSSLCKLSWLYYLLLSNNTLEGRLPPQCFGNFSILTIFHLNQNQFNGLIPSIFSENCSLISINLGNNKFHGRLPKSLVNCQSLRGLDIGNNRIQDEFPFWMERLPKLKVLVLKSNKFDGNLSLPSPTKLPFPMLQVLDICHNAFVGSLPERYFKNFKAMIDEKQRDDKESSYDIEKEEDDRYQGFVDMIITLKGQDMLLNRLLDTFTTIDLSSNSFSGTIPPSIGNLKILKYLNLSHNSITGHIPSSLGNMSQLESMDLSTNKLDGEIPGELTRLTFLAKLNLSMNNLVGQIPRSNQFSTFENDSYIGNMGLCGLPLTRKCKEEDGESIQPAEEEDDENGFIDGFGWESVVMGYGSGFIVGIGIGYVIIRSGRPRWLVEFFFGVGYKYKTKQKRNRAAPTRRGT